In the genome of Sardina pilchardus chromosome 14, fSarPil1.1, whole genome shotgun sequence, one region contains:
- the oaz1b gene encoding LOW QUALITY PROTEIN: ornithine decarboxylase antizyme 1b (The sequence of the model RefSeq protein was modified relative to this genomic sequence to represent the inferred CDS: deleted 1 base in 1 codon): MVKSNLQRILNSHCFAREKEGKQQFHTTMDALSNVSNVSICDMIGNLSLHCSSTHGPGPLWCSDAPLPPLKIPGGRGNGQRDHTPATRTLHSDMKLTVTEEVGGGGRPAILHFQSRPTVSRVIHWEAVLSGEGLYVEIPQDLLLEGSKESFVSLLEFAEEHLKVVSVFVCFYKNREDCAKLVRTFSFLGFEIVKPGQALVPPRPDVFFMAYNFDRDSSDED; this comes from the exons ATGGTAAAATCCAACCTCCAGCGGATACTAAACAGTCATTGCTTTGCTCGCgaaaaagaaggaaaacaaCAGTTCCACACCACCATGGATGCTTTAAGTAACGTCAGTAACGTTAGTATTTGTGACATGATTGGCAA CCTGTCCCTGCACTGTAGTAGTACCCACGGTCCAGGGCCTCTGTGGTGCTCC GATGCCCCTCTCCCACCCCTGAAGATCCCAGGTGGGCGAGGGAATGGTCAACGGGATCACACTCCTGCAACTCGAACTTTGCATTCA GACATGAAGTTGACGGTAACtgaggaggtgggagggggtgggcgCCCTGCAATACTTCACTTCCAGAGCCGCCCCACTGTGTCACGGGTGATCCACTGGGAGGCTGTACTTAGTGGAGAAGGCCTGTATGTGGAGATCCCACAAGACTTACTGCTTGAGGGCAGCAAGGAGAG TTTTGTGTCTCTTCTGGAGTTTGCTGAAGAACATCTTAAAGTTGTCAGCGTGTTTGTCTGCTTTTACAAGAACAGAGAAGATTGTG CAAAATTAGTGCGCACATTCAGCTTTCTGGGCTTTGAGATTGTGAAACCAGGCCAGGCCCTCGTCCCACCTCGACCCGATGTTTTCTTCATGGCCTACAACTTTGACAGGGATTCTTCTGATGAAGATTAG